The following proteins are co-located in the Vigna unguiculata cultivar IT97K-499-35 chromosome 9, ASM411807v1, whole genome shotgun sequence genome:
- the LOC114164786 gene encoding protein UNIFOLIATA, translating into MDPDAFTASLFKWDPRTVLPAAPPSRPPPPLLDYAVAPPAVAPSYHPARAAPRELGGLEELFQAYGIRYYTAAKIAELGFTVSTLVDMKDEELDDMMNSLSQIFRWDLLVGERYGIKAAVRAERRRIDDEDIKRRTGNLLSADTTTTNALDALSQEGLSEEPVVQREKEAVGSGGGSTWEVVAAEERRKQQRRRRTRMKEQEEREDVEDEEGEENEEGNNNSGGGCERQREHPFIVTEPGEVARGKKNGLDYLFHLYEQCREFLMQVQAIAKDRGEKCPTKVTNQVFRYAKKAGASYINKPKMRHYVHCYALHCLDEEVSNELRRAFKERGENVGAWRQACYKPLVAIAARQGWDIDAIFNAHPRLSIWYVPTKLRQLCHAERNSAAASSSVSVGSAHLPF; encoded by the exons ATGGATCCGGACGCATTCACCGCCAGCCTATTCAAGTGGGACCCACGCACCGTCCTCCCCGCCGCACCGCCCTCTCGGCCCCCGCCGCCGCTCCTGGACTATGCTGTCGCCCCGCCCGCCGTCGCCCCCTCTTACCACCCCGCGAGGGCGGCGCCCCGCGAGCTCGGCGGCCTCGAGGAGCTCTTCCAGGCCTACGGCATCCGTTACTACACGGCGGCCAAGATCGCCGAGCTCGGGTTCACGGTGAGCACGCTGGTGGACATGAAAGACGAGGAGCTCGACGACATGATGAACAGCCTCTCCCAGATTTTCCGCTGGGATCTCCTCGTGGGCGAACGCTACGGCATCAAAGCCGCCGTCAGAGCCGAACGACGTCGCATCGACGACGAGGACATCAAACGCCGCACTGGTAACCTCCTCTCCGCcgacaccaccaccaccaacgcCCTCGATGCTCTCTCTCAAGAAG GTTTGTCGGAGGAGCCAGTGGTGCAACGAGAGAAGGAGGCGGTGGGGAGCGGGGGAGGGAGCACGTGGGAGGTGGTTGCGGCGGAGGAGAGGAGGAAGCAGCAGAGGAGGCGGAGGACGAGGATGAAAGAGCAGGAGGAGAGGGAGGATGTGGAGGATGAAGAGGGAGAAGAGAACGAGGAGGGGAACAACAACAGTGGTGGAGGTTGTGAGAGGCAGAGGGAGCACCCATTCATCGTGACGGAGCCTGGGGAGGTTGCACGTGGGAAGAAGAATGGGTTGGACTATCTGTTTCACCTCTACGAGCAGTGCCGGGAGTTCTTGATGCAGGTCCAGGCCATCGCGAAGGACCGCGGTGAAAAATGCCCCACCAAG GTGACAAATCAGGTGTTTAGGTACGCGAAGAAAGCTGGAGCGAGCTACATCAACAAGCCAAAGATGCGACACTACGTCCACTGCTACGCCTTGCACTGTCTGGACGAGGAGGTGTCGAACGAGCTTCGTAGGGCGTTCAAGGAGAGAGGAGAGAACGTTGGAGCCTGGAGACAAGCATGTTACAAGCCCCTTGTGGCCATCGCAGCGCGTCAAGGATGGGACATTGATGCCATATTCAATGCCCACCCTCGTCTTTCCATTTGGTACGTTCCCACCAAGCTCCGTCAGCTTTGTCACGCCGAGAGAAACAGCGCCGCCGCTTCCAGCTCCGTCTCTGTCGGCAGCGCTCACCTTCCCTTCTAG